In Candidatus Eisenbacteria bacterium, the genomic stretch CGGGCGGAAGACACCCTCGCCGAACTTCCCGTTCCTCGATCGCCAGGATCGCCTGTGGGTCTCGAACAGCTCGGCGCGCGCGGACCTGATGGAGGCGATCCTTCAGCCCGCCGGCGACGGGTTCCTCTATCGCATCGCCGGCGGTCGCGCGGAGATCGTCGCCTACGATCTCTGGTTCGCGAACGGCGTCGCCGTCGATGCCGGCGAGCGCTTCGTCTATGTCGCCGAGTCGAGCGCGGCGCGCGTCACGCGCTTCCCGATCCGCGCCGACGGCTCGCTCGGCGCGCGCGAGCAGTACGGCCCCGATCTCGGCGGCGCGCCGGACGGGATCGCGTTCGACGAGGCGGGCAACCTGTGGGTGACGCTGCCCATGACGAACGCGGTCGGCTTCGTCACACCCGCCGGTGCGCTCGAGATCTACGTCGACGATCCGGACGGCAGGGTGATGCGCCTGCCCACCAACATCTGCTTCGGCGGCCCCGACCGGCGCACGGCGTACATCGGGAACCTGCTCGGGTCGTCGCTGCCCACCTTCCGGGTTCCCGTGCCCGGGATGGCGCTCGTGCACCAGCTATGACGTGTTGCCGGGGCCCGGCGGCGTCCTTATAGTCGGCAGACGATCGCATTTTGGGGGCGATCTGGTTTCGACGGAGGTGACGAAGCGAACGTTGCGTGTCGGGGGTGCTGTTCCCCTCGTCAAAAAGGACAGAACGGCTTAATTGCCAACAACGACTACGCACTGGCTGCCTAATTAGGCGACCACGTTCACCCTGCCCGCGCCCGTAAGGCGGGAGTGAGCGACGCAGTTCGGGCTGGGCCCCCGTCGCGCCGGCGGGGCGGGGGCCGAGACTACACCGCCGGCTGGTCGCGGAAGATCCTGCCCGTGGGAGCAACCGCGATGACGACAAATCACGGGACACACACGTAGACGCGTTCAGGGAGTGACTTTCGGACGGGGGTTCGATTCCCCCCGCCTCCACTTCGACCCGCAAGGGTGTTGCCGCGAGTTCAGCTCGACCATCGCCGGCTCGATCGACGACCGGCGGACGGCGCCGTGCGCGCCGTCGCCGGCCGTTCGACTTGTCGCGGCCGGGAGCGGGGCGTAGGTACCTCTTCTCCACACTCGCCGCGACCAGCCGATTCACCACCACACGGCTCGAGAGAGAGACCATACCAATGGCGACGGAATCCGCGTGCCCGATCGATCACACCGCCGGCGGCGGCACCACGAACAGCGATTGGTGGCCGAACCAGCTGCGGCTGGACCTGCTGAATCAGCACTCGAACAGGTCCAATCCGCTCGACGAGGAATTCAGCTACGCGAAGGCGTTCAAGAAGCTCGACTACTTCGCACTGAAGAAGGATCTGCGCAGGCTCATGACCGATTCGCAGGACTGGTGGCCCGCCGACTGGGGCCACTACGGCG encodes the following:
- a CDS encoding SMP-30/gluconolactonase/LRE family protein, translating into MGISLGEVGKVGQGLARPEGVMCARDGTVWAADGRGGCTRIPADGSREELVGQVGGEPNGICLDRQGRVIIANLHGEVQLLDAVTGRHEVLATEASGRKTPSPNFPFLDRQDRLWVSNSSARADLMEAILQPAGDGFLYRIAGGRAEIVAYDLWFANGVAVDAGERFVYVAESSAARVTRFPIRADGSLGAREQYGPDLGGAPDGIAFDEAGNLWVTLPMTNAVGFVTPAGALEIYVDDPDGRVMRLPTNICFGGPDRRTAYIGNLLGSSLPTFRVPVPGMALVHQL